A single window of Channa argus isolate prfri chromosome 2, Channa argus male v1.0, whole genome shotgun sequence DNA harbors:
- the tshz3b gene encoding teashirt homolog 3b yields the protein MPRRKQQAPRRAAAYVPDDEKEAALLEEDLDGDDSAQEGEEPAAKFLCQDKDFLLKDRPGSTGFHDSPNAAEFSGQEMDSESHLSESSDRMSDFESSSLKNEDDVLLSKEPSNALSLSSSSAMMAGAHAAAAVSGDEAVLTTTGSVADSLEKMKAIYTSFLTNSYWSTLNLNLSQPPAEKPPRSHSSSSSSSSSSSCGSGGYDWHQTAIAKTLQQASQNHHNRLGLVQHPTVAVSTVSAEPNLFSTVQLYRQSSKLYGSIFTGASKFRCKDCSAAYDTLVELTVHMNETGHYRDDNHETDSEGTKRWSKPRKRSLLEMEGKEDAQKVLKCMYCGHSFESLQDLSVHMIKTKHYQKVPLKEPVTPVAAKIISTARKRVPIDLDIPSSPDSNGGTTPKPTSLNDTNDILQKVTNPYITPNNRYGHQNGASYAWQFESRKSQILKCMECGSSHDTLQELTAHMMVTGHFIKVTNSAIKKGKPIIESSTPAPTLNLAAEEKVQSVPLAATTFSPPPAPVPPPSSISPTAMAVEIKKEEKEEECTKESIVNNGNNFNKEKKAGGEEESEEKFDVSSKYSYLTEEDLDESPKGGLDILKSLENTVTSAINKAQNGSPSWGGYPSIHAAYQLPNIMKLSLGNSGKSSPLKYMFPGGEILSPTGKSQPLISPPSCQTSPLPKNNFHAMEELVKKVTEKVAKVEEKMREPSGVVRGSPMRRITPSPCNSETGDSARGESPKESRAGGCKTPENTARVEKEIEDGSGAGQRDSNGDNSIKESVENGVESTAVTPPLPSSLCGSTAIITDHPPPEQPFVNPLSALQSVMNVHLGKAAKPALPSLDPMSMLFKMSNSLAEKAAIAASTPPAQTKKPSNDHLDRYFYQQHLNNDQPIDLTKGKNTDKNSISGSLGSTALSSTTSTPSSVSPSSTVTMTKASAAVASFMSTSPLRENALSDISDMLRNLTESQAVSKSSTPTSHSERSDIEGITQEETEDISPAQKRKGRQSNWNPQHLLILQAQFASSLRQTNDGKYMMSDLSPQERMHISRFTGLSMTTISHWLANVKYQLRRTGGTKFLKNLDSGHPVFFCSDCASQIRSPSTYVSHLESHLGFRLRDLAKLSGEQLLSQLSHQRHQQHHTKGLSEKLLSNLHSSSHALPSSLPTSLPSSLSMSLPSSLTTSLPLTDSPSPSPDDDDSGTVYQCNLCNRTFASKHAVKLHLSKTHGKSPEDHLMYVCELEKQ from the coding sequence GCCCTCAAATGCCCTTTCCctgtcttcctcctctgctaTGATGGCTGGCGCCCATGCTGCTGCCGCAGTAAGTGGAGATGAGGCTGTATTAACCACCACAGGCTCAGTGGCCGACAGCCTGGAGAAGATGAAGGCAATTTACACCTCCTTCCTGACCAACTCCTATTGGTCTACACTGAATCTGAACCTGAGCCAGCCCCCTGCTGAAAAACCCCCACGcagtcacagcagcagcagtagtagcagcagcagcagtagctgtGGAAGTGGAGGCTATGACTGGCACCAGACAGCTATAGCTAAAACTCTTCAGCAGGCATCACAGAACCACCACAACAGACTGGGCCTGGTTCAACATCCCACGGTGGCTGTGTCTACAGTGTCAGCAGAACCTAACCTCTTTAGCACAGTTCAGCTATACCGACAAAGCTCAAAGCTTTATGGCTCTATATTCACTGGTGCCAGCAAATTCCGCTGTAAGGACTGCAGTGCGGCCTATGATACACTAGTTGAGCTCACGGTGCACATGAATGAGACAGGCCACTACCGCGATGATAACCACGAGACAGATAGTGAAGGTACTAAACGGTGGTCTAAGCCTAGAAAGCGCTCTTTGCTAGAGATGGAGGGGAAGGAGGATGCACAGAAAGTTCTAAAGTGCATGTATTGTGGGCACTCCTTTGAATCCCTGCAGGACCTAAGTGTCCACATGATCAAGACGAAACACTACCAGAAAGTGCCTCTGAAAGAGCCTGTTACACCAGTGGCAGCTAAGATTATCTCCACAGCTCGAAAAAGGGTTCCGATTGATCTAGACATCCCCAGCTCACCTGATTCTAATGGAGGCACCACACCGAAGCCCACCTCCCTCAACGACACTAATGACATACTACAGAAGGTTACTAACCCTTACATCACGCCGAACAACCGCTATGGACATCAGAATGGTGCCAGCTATGCCTGGCAGTTTGAGTCCCGGAAGTCGCAGATCCTCAAATGCATGGAGTGTGGCAGCTCTCACGATACGCTGCAAGAGCTTACCGCTCACATGATGGTGACTGGACACTTTATAAAAGTCACCAACTCTGCCATCAAGAAAGGCAAACCCATTATAGAATCATCCACACCAGCCCCTACTCTTAATTTGGCAGCTGAAGAAAAGGTCCAGTCCGTTCCCCTGGCTGCCACAACCTTCTCCCCTCCACCTGCCCCAGTGCCTCCTCCATCCAGCATCTCCCCCACTGCCATGGCTGTGGAAATtaaaaaggaggagaaggaggaggaatgCACTAAAGAGTCGATCGTTAACAATGGTAACAATTTTAACAAGGAGAAGAAGGCGGGAGGTGAGGAGGAGTCTGAGGAGAAGTTTGATGTTTCTTCAAAGTACAGTTACCTGACTGAGGAGGATCTGGATGAAAGTCCAAAGGGGGGCCTTGATATTCTCAAGTCCTTGGAGAACACAGTGACTTCAGCCATCAACAAAGCCCAGAATGGCTCTCCAAGCTGGGGTGGATATCCCAGCATCCATGCCGCTTACCAGCTCCCAAACATAATGAAGCTCTCTCTAGGCAACTCTGGTAAGAGCTCCCCACTTAAATACATGTTCCCTGGAGGGGAAATCCTCTCTCCCACTGGCAAGAGCCAGCCTCTGATCTCCCCTCCTAGCTGCCAGACATCTCCACTTCCCAAAAACAACTTCCATGCAATGGAAGAACTGGTGaagaaagtgacagagaaagTTGCCAAGGTagaggagaaaatgagagagcCCAGTGGTGTTGTGAGGGGATCTCCTATGAGACGTATCACACCCTCACCATGCAACAGCGAGACAGGGGACTCAGCGAGGGGAGAGTCCCCCAAAGAAAGTAGAGCGGGAGGCTGTAAAACTCCTGAGAATACCGCTAGAGTGGAAAAGGAGATAGAAGATGGAAGTGGAGCTGGCCAGAGAGATTCAAATGGAGACAATTCTATAAAGGAGTCTGTTGAGAATGGAGTTGAGTCAACTGCTGTGACACCCCCACTCCCGTCCTCCCTTTGTGGCAGTACAGCTATCATTACAGATCATCCACCTCCCGAACAGCCATTTGTCAACCCTCTTAGTGCACTGCAGTCAGTAATGAACGTCCACCTAGGAAAGGCCGCTAAGCCCGCCCTcccctccctggaccccatgagCATGCTGTTTAAGATGAGCAACAGTCTAGCAGAGAAAGCAGCGATTGCTGCTTCCACTCCACCAGCACAGACCAAAAAGCCCAGTAATGACCACTTAGACCGTTATTTCTACCAGCAACATCTAAATAACGACCAACCCATAGATCTCACCAAAGGCAAAAATACTGACAAAAATAGCATTAGTGGTTCTTTGGGTTCAACAGCTCTTTCTTCCACCACTTCCACCCCATCTTCAGTTTCTCCCTCATCCACTGTCACTATGACCAAAGCTTCAGCTGCTGTAGCATCTTTTATGTCCACGTCCCCTTTGAGGGAAAATGCCCTGTCAGACATCTCTGACATGCTTAGGAACCTGACTGAAAGTCAGGCTGTCTCCAAGTCCTCCACACCTACCAGCCATTCTGAGAGATCCGACATTGAAGGCATCACACAGGAGGAAACGGAAGATATTTCGCCGGCCCAGAAACGTAAAGGCCGCCAGTCAAACTGGAACCCACAACACCTCCTAATCCTACAAGCTCAGTTTGCTTCCAGTCTGAGGCAAACAAACGATGGCAAGTACATGATGTCGGACCTGAGCCCACAGGAGAGAATGCATATCTCCCGTTTCACTGGCCTCTCAATGACTACAATATCTCATTGGCTGGCTAATGTCAAGTACCAGCTCAGGAGAACCGGTGGCACCAAGTTCTTGAAAAACTTGGATTCAGGTCACccagtgtttttctgcagtgactGCGCCTCTCAGATTCGCTCACCATCCACCTATGTCAGCCACTTAGAATCACATTTAGGCTTTCGTCTGCGAGACCTGGCCAAGCTTTCTGGGGAACAGCTGCTAAGCCAGTTATCGCATCAACGCCATCAACAACACCACACCAAAGGACTCTCTGAAAAACTGCTTTCAAATCTTCATTCATCTAGCCACGCTTTGCCCTCCTCTCTACCCACATCCCTACCCTCTTCCTTATCCATGTCCCTGCCCTCATCCTTAACCACCTCTCTGCCCTTAACTGACTCACCATCACCCTCCCCCGACGATGACGACAGCGGGACCGTGTACCAGTGCAATCTGTGCAACCGGACTTTTGCGAGCAAGCACGCGGTGAAACTTCATCTGAGCAAGACTCACGGGAAGTCCCCCGAGGACCAtctcatgtatgtgtgtgagctggAAAAACAGTAG